From the genome of Papaver somniferum cultivar HN1 unplaced genomic scaffold, ASM357369v1 unplaced-scaffold_10, whole genome shotgun sequence:
CGCAAAAAGATGCTCTCTCTCCGTTGATAGTTTTGAAgtctcaaaccaaaaaaaaaaaaaatccaaaaaaatccaaaaaaattaaGGAATATAGTCATACACAGATtgatcttttaacaattataaagGAATTGAGAAATGCAAAGAAATATTGGTTGATCGTCTGTAAAACATTAGTCATACTCAAAATGCAGCCATTGAGGGAGAAGTTATTCCAATAGCAAATTTGGGGACAATAAAATTAAGCAGGCTGGACGATTAACCCAAAGTGCAGGAAAGTAAGCATgagttaataaaaaaaatcagaGAGACGACTGGGGGAAGTTGCATTACATACCTTGAAGTTGATGATGACGTCTTAGGAATATCAAAAAAAACCCTTGAAATAACATCAAAATAAGCCAAATAGGAAGATTTAGTGAAAGAACGAACAATAATATGAATCAACCTTAATAAAAAAGAGTGAGTCATACCTAAGATAATGAGTTTCTTTCCTTTCCTCCTGTAATTTGAGAGGTTTATTTTCGTTGTGAAGAGAAATGCCTAGAGACTATGATGGATGAGATTAATTTATATTGAATGCAAACTGAAACGCTTGTGACTTTGAATGCTCCTGTTTTGAGTGAATGAGAAAACTAATGGTAACGATTAACGAAAATCGAAACGGCTGGAGTTAAAAACAGATGACCAGAGAAAACATGTGGGTAGAACCTGGGACGTCCGATGGACCGTAACATGTGGGTGCATTCTCAGCCGGGATTTATATTTTGGGTTCTTAGGGACTTTGAGAGGCACCGGAGTCGTTGATGGTTTAAAAAGATTCATTCAAATCCATCAGATTGGGGAAAACACATTTCGTTTTGTAAGATAGATTTGTAAAGCACCGATAAATTGAGGgcccaaaaaacaattaggggcctcACATTAGAGAACAAAAAGACCAAATTACCCTAATTCTTAGGATGGTGACACGTGTCAACcttattaatatttatttattttttaatatttttttttaaattttaaattatttttaatattttttttattttatgttattatattattggataacgattattgCACGAaaatagttggaagcctaacaagctaagctccaacgacatactactacattaattgaaaagattgatgtgctagcctaccagcgagcctcatgggtaacctagtcaACAGAGCCGGGGGGAGGGGggagctgagattgtgtcacaaggggggaaaactaactgtaccttccatgttaatttatgAAATACTATAATAATATCTTTTAtgctattattttatttatttaaaaatccGATATACATTTTagattattggataaagagtattacattaactagttggaagcctaactagctaagctccaacaacatactactacattaattgaacaggttgatgTGTTAgactaccagcgagcctcatgggtaacctagccaagggagccgaagcgtaTGGAGGGGTTGAGATTCTGTCACATACTCTTAAAATAACGACTCTTCAAAGATATggtagagtcgttattgttttagtGACGACTCTAAAGAGTCGTTACTGTTTCAACGACGACTCTAAAGTTTCGTTATTGAAGGGTCGTCAttgaaacaataacgactctttaGAGTCATCATTAGTCGGTGTTATtgtagagtcgttattgttttagtGACGATTTtaaagagtcgttattgtttcaaTGACGACTCTAAAGTGTCGTTATTCTAGAGTCGTCATTAAAACAATAACAACTCTATTAGAGTTACTCTATAATCCCATGACGACTGTTATTTGGCTTCGGTGACATAGACACATCCCTTGCAATCAGTCATCTTGCGCGGTACTTACTTACTGGGCCTTGATTTCGGTCTTCAACGGTATATGCAGTTATTTTCAAGTGTATGTCTTAGTATCAACGTCGATCTTACTGCTCCTCATCCTATGAAGTCTTTGGCAGTTAAGATTTTTGAGGTTGTCATGAAAGAGATGCCCGAGAAGTTTTCCATGACTAATCGTGATTGCGCCCTTTAGCAATGTACCAAATCTAATCATGCTTCGGATTTTCTCAAGGCTTTGCCCATCGAGGGGCTCAATCAGAGACTTGGGGCGCACCAGTTTAGTGCAGTCCATTGTTATCGTTTGGGTATCCCGTTTTTTCCCTCAGATAACCTCTTTTCTTTTTGCAATCGAGATATGGATTGTTTTGGGGATCACGCTCTGCATTGCACGCATGAGGTGGGGCTCAAATTTCGACATGATCTTGTCAGAGACATTATTGCTGATATGTGCTATCGTGTTGGAGTTGCTGCTGGGAAGGAGGTTGATTTGGGTTTCTTGTCTAATGATGGCGGAGCTCATGAGACCTGCTGATATCATGGTTTACAACTGGGATAATCGTCGAGACCAAAGTAATCGAAAACGGTGCTCGGTCCTACTCGGTGGGGTATCTTGTAACAAGGAGCAATGAGATCGGACTTGGAAATCACTAATACTCGGCCTCATACTCGGAACTTATTTATTAGATATTTATATATCATACACATGACTCATGAATTATACCTAGTACTCGGATGATTTATATTTATTACTCAGTCTCCTCGGAGAATAATCGATTTCGTCGGTCAATTATTCGGTCTCCTCGGTCGATTACTCGGTTGTTCATCGGAATGATCTTGGAATCGGAAATCGCCTCGCTCATTTACCTTGTAGCGAGTACTCGCCGATTACTCGGCCGAGGAGACCGATTTCGACTACTTTGGTCGAGACGTCTGTCTGGATGTGACTGGGTGTCGCCCTTTACTGGTGGAGGTGTTCGTTCTTTCCATCCTGGATTGGCGTTAAGCAATGCTATCTCGCGCAGACATAAAAAATACTTTGATAAATGCTTAGTCGAAGGCTTTGGTTTTGACACCTTAGCTTTCACGACATTTGGAGAACTTGGGGAGGATATGGTGGATCTTTGGTTTTGTGGCCCCCAATTAAGCGATGTTATAAAGGTGGAGTTTCCGATTTTTATAGTCCCACTAGGTCATttcttggcaaaaaaaaaagaacaaggaaAGAATGAAGTTCAGATGCTTTCTTGATTTCATGGTGTATCTATTTAATTCCAACAATAATTTTTGACACTGCCAACTCTGTATCCTTACCAGTAGAGGTTAATCATATCGATTCAGTCATCGAATGGACGACTTAATCTGAGTCAATTCCAAATTTGACTGAATCCACAAATTATTAGCTTTCTCCACAATAATCTATTtccttttttcaaaaaaataaacaagATGATTTTTTACgtgtattcttatttattattttttgtaccgAGAATAATTCAAAGAAAAATATAGGAAATAAATTTTTATGAAATCTAACCTTTTTCTTATCCAAAGACAGTTAGTATAGGGGCGGAGGGCAATGATGAAACCAAGGGTCAGGTCTAGCCCCCTATTTTTTTCCGGTAATTCCTAATTAGCCATTAAATTCCTTTAAGATCTATACTTAGAGGTGTAAAATGGGTTGGGCTAGCACGAGTACAGCCCATCCCAACACGCGACTCAGCCCAGTACGTTTGTTTCATGGGACGGGCAGAGTTTGACTTATCGGCTCAGTAGCCCAGCACAATACACGACACAGATAAGCTCGTGGcacggcacaacacaacacattaagaaagcacgtcataatatatataaaatattacACAAGATGGCACAATACAtaacattttgtgtatatttcacaaaagagcaTTTATTCAAGCCAATCATTGACATTGTATTATCGTTATATTGACTtagtaataatatgatttcaggttaTTTTCCTCTGctgtggttaaaagctgaatcaagctctcttcttagagcttctggccccatcaaaaagaaaataaccAATAGAAAATCAAGGAAATCTCACACCACTAATGTTTTTTACGGGAGCGCCATAATTAcatattaaaagagaaaaaaaacttgtgtcgcaatcaaaaaaaaaaatcaccactaATATTTCTTACGGTATCACCATTACATATTAAAACTTCCGTCTcaatcaaaagaaacaaaagcACAAAAATTAGACGCACATCATTAACTTGAACCAAGAGCACTTAACCTTTTAAGTTTTTGGAAGAAGTTGTAACCAGGATTGGGGATCACCGGTTGGAGAGTTTTAAACAATCCAAACAAGGGAGGTAAAAAATTATTTGGAATGCAATTGTTTCCTTTGCACGcttctaatataatcagttttgaCATGATCAGCGAAATAATAATTTCGCTTTCTTATTTATATGCAGATATGTAACCACATATAACATGAGTTTGGGAATGAAAAAGTAGAGATTCCAAATCGTTCACTTCTCAGACTGTAAACATAGTACTTCACGTATGCTCCGTTCAGCTAATCTCCTATGCTACACTAAGATATCCCAAGGGAACTGCACCGATTTCAAGCATATCGCGCTCCAAGTCTTTAAATACGACCGTCATTTCAATTCTCTCATGTCTAATGAGTCCCAGGTTAATAATCTTGATGTCGAATAGCTGTATCACATGGTAAGGTCGTTCTTCTCAAAATCTACACTGTTGTAAAACATTCTAACCTTGCACAACCATGTTGTTGCTAAAGCCTGGTTTTCCTATCAGAACTCGCCGGGGTTGGCACCAAACAGAACTGGATATCCTTTGTCTCTTTATGCATTAGGTATTTTTTGCATTAACTGTAAGGAAGAGTCTCATGATGGCAAATTTGAATGAAGAACCCAATTAGTAAAGTGCAGTCTGATGAGTGGTCTAAAGTATACGGTGTATAAAAGTTAATTCATGAAAAATTTAAGTTAGAGTTTATTATTTACATGGTTACAAGAGTATATTCACAACCCTTCACGAACTCTGGATAATACAACAACCATATTACTTCCATAACAGAATTTAGGTAAAATCTGAGAAATCATAACTTATGAGCTTTCTTCATCCCTGTTAGTGATTAGGTCCTCTTAGTTCCATTAGATCCTTTAGTTTCCTAGCCTTTAAACCTAGCAATAGAAATCATGACTTCTGAGCATCGATTCATCACCATTGATCGGAAGTTTTTTAGGGTAACCTGTAGAAAAACAAAACCTTTTTCTCCCATAACCTTGACTAAGTTCCATGCTCATGGTAAATTGATTGGGTCTTTCACCTATAAACTTGCAATCGATTTACAAAGATTGTTTCATGAAGCAGCAAAAAATGGTGATTTGGGGAAAAAAGTGTGGAAGTATGAAGATAATCAAATTTGGTTCAATGCAACCAAATTGTGCAATGAATATGGATATTACCTCTATATTTTGTTATCTAGAACAAATCCAAAAGCATATCCAGTTTCATTATATGTACCTGCTGGTACTCGTTTTGTAGGGTGGTTTGATTTAGCCTCTTCATTGgaatccatcattagtttctcttCATCAATTTCAAAACCCACACCCCAGGTTTTAAATCCCATCAATCCCCAAACCCAACATGAAATATTCATTAACCCTAAAATAACCTATGCTCAATCCTTATTTTCCCAGAATAAGAACATTGGTTCGAACATTAACATCAACTCTAAGCAAACCAATTCGCCATTCCCATGTGATAGGCATGCTTCACCATGCTCTATCAAAACTAAAAATTCAAAATATGGCAAGTTCATACACCTTGATCATAATTCAACCCATTTAGGTGGATGGAATAATGCTTTTGTTATCTCCTCTTCACGAAAGGTCGGGTCTTGGTCAAGTGTTGGTAACACCCTCAGTTTTGAACTACAGATTCAGAAGGCATTTGAGTTGTTTCCTATCAACTCAACTCAGGCTATTTTCTATGTAGATGATGACTTTTCCCGTGCAAATTTGGAGTTTAAGTTCACTTCACGTAATGTCACCTTTTCAATCTTTCGATGGCATCCACAGATTTGGGGTTCGACATATATTCatcattatgttttcaacattgaAGTAATTTGTGTCCCATTCCAGTATTGGTCTCTAGAAGTCATCCATGCAATTGGTAAAGCTTGTGGTGAATTACTTATGATTGATACTGCGACTTTAAAAATTACCAATCTTCATGCTATACATATGAAAATCAGAAACAAAATTGGAATTAATTCTATCCCTAGGTTCATCAAGATTTTCTCTGGCAAGCAGATGTTCACAACCCACATTCATGTTACAGGGAAGTCCACCTCTGCCGACTGTAGTTTTCTCATTACGCCTCCTACAAATTCGGATCATGCATTCAATGAAATATCCGTTACACCTAATTTAATGGAAACAAGTAGGGCGAAAAAGAGGAAGTATCTTCAGAATAATAATAATGGAGTTGTCACGTCCGAGAATATCTCGCAGTCAACTTATTCTAAGAATGCGCTTATATTAACATCAAATAAATTTGTTAATTATGGAAAGCATCCGGTTCAGCAGCATTCAAAGAAGAAAAAGCggaataggaagaagaagaaaacaaaacataGGCCTGTTACTCAGGATTGGCAGCAAATTTCCATTCCAAATCTGTTAACCCGCTTTACAGAAATTGATATCACCCGAAAGAAGCTCCAGCTGATTTGGTCAATGCCGTGGAAAAGGACGTGGAAATTGAGGACGTGGCCTCTGACATGGAAATTGAAGTGTCGTCTCAATCAGCAGGTTTGGCAGCTTTCAGACTATCCATCCCAGACACTTGTGATGCACCTGTAAACCCAACTCATCTTCTAAACCCTTCTGTTCAATCGTCGCCTGTAGCATCACCCATACAATCACCTGATACAGGCCTGGAAAGTAAAACACTCAAATCCATCATTGATTACCATTGCTTGCATCCTAATCCATCATCCTTACATCTGTTACCTACCCCCATTGAAGTTTGCAGTTTAGCATGTACATCTCCAATGATAATTCCTAATACAAGTAAGTCGCATTACCCTAATCTGCAATCCAAGAATACCCAGAAGTTTAATAAATTCTATGTCCCAGCCTGGATACGGACTGAAGTTAACCGGTTGTTTGATTTTGGTATCAAACTTGTCATTAGCTTCCCCACAATGCCGAATCATACTAGGAAATTCTTAATTTCAAGGATTTCCAGCTCCGGACCTGTTATCAAACCAATTCCCATCCTGCCAACAAAGAAACAAATCCATGAAGATTTTGTTGTCCAGAATGttatttgtgttgatggtgtagataATATATCCGTGCACGAAGAGCGTCAGTATGCACTGCCTTTACCAGGTCTGGAAGACTCATTTTTCGTGAACATTGATGATGCATAACCATTTGAATTTTCAGACACAAACACGCCTGAATTTCCACCTGGTTTTGAACCCCTTACAGAGGATATCTCAGGTGAGGATTTTTCGAGTATATGTCTGGATTATGTGTCACAGCCTGTTATACCACTTAAGCTATGAAATGAATTGAAGAGGTTGGGTATTTCAGTTGAAGTAATTAACTCTCCTCCTTCCAGAGCTAGAAGGTCAGCCAATTCTAGGGGAAAATACTGTTCTAAATGAGTCTTAAGATCTTAACTTGGAATTTTAGAGGTCTAAACTCTAGATGTAGAAGGACAGTAGTGCATAAGATGATACATATGATTAAAGCTCCCATTATAATtcttcaataaacaaatatgaTGCATTGTTCATCTTTGGACATTAAGCAGATTTGTGGATACAAGAATGTTGGCTGGACTTTACAACAATCTGTAGGGAGCTCGGGTGGTATGTTAATCCTTTGGGATAAATACTCTTTCAATGCTCTGTACAAACAAGCTTGCCAACTTTCAGTGGGTTCTCAAAAATGTTTATGGGCCGAACAAACCTGTTGAGCGAACTGATTTTTGGATTGAGCTAGATAATATTTGTAGATATTGGATCAATCTTCCTTGGTGTATTGGTGGCGACTTCAACACAATAACCAAGTGTGCTGAGAAGAAGAATTGCAAGAAGATTACAAGAAGTATGCAGAAGTTCAACCATTTCATAGTTGAACATGACCTGATTGACCTGCCCCTAAAGGGAGCAAGATACACTTGGTCAAATGGTCAAGCAAACCCGGTAATGTGCAGATTAGACAGGTCTCTTATCTCCCCATCCTTTGAACAACACTTCCCGTTTGTTACCCAATTATACAAAGCCAGACCCACCTCTGATCACATCCCACTCCTTTTAGATATTTCCAACCCATCATGGGGACCTAGTCCTTTTAGGTTTGAAGTTATGTGGTTCTTGGAGAATGGATTCTTACAATTATTAGAAGATTGGtggctttctttttgttttgcaggtactccTAGCACTGTGCTATGGTTGAAGTTAAAAGCACTTAAAGAGAAGCTAAAAATCTGGAAGAAAGAGGTATTTGGTCACACCAACACGAGGCTGAATGCTATTCTCTCTGATATTCAAACACTTGATGGAATTATGGAAGATAATATTCTTAATGAAGAGGAGCGGATTATGCAACTTCAAAACAAAGTGGAATTTGAGAAGATTTCAAAGATGGAGGAAACTGCatggaaaatcaaatcaaatactAAATGGTTACAAGAAGCAGATAGGAACACATCATTCTTCATCAGTAACGCATCTGCTAGAAGAAGATACAACGGAATCAGACAACTTTACATTGGTGATGAATTGGTTTCTGACAgaggaaggcttgaagatcaTATAGTGAAGTACTATAAAACACTATTTACTGAAGAAGAAGTTATAAGACCTGATTTAGAGGGGATTGAATTTGATTCTATCACCTCTACGGAAGCTTCTATTTTAGAAGCTAATTttactgaagaagaagttttGCATGCTATCAGTGACATAGCTAATGATAAAGCTCCGGGTCCGGATGGTTTTCTTATACTCTTCTTTCAGAAGTGTTGGCGTTTTATCAAGGAAGATATTATGAGTACGGTAAAAGAATTTTGCACTACAGGTACTATCAACTCTAAACATAACTCTACTTTCATTACTCTTGTACCTATAAAAGATCATATTGAGACTATAAATGATTGTAGACCTATTTGTCTTCTTACAAGCGTCTACAAGATCATAGCAAAAGTTCTAGCTACAAGGCTTAAACTTGTTATGGATAAGCTCATCTCTCCGGTGCAATATGCATATATTGAAGGTAGGAAAATAATTGATGGTACATTAATTGCTAATGAGTTGGTGGACTCCAGACTTAGGTCTGAAAAACCTGGAATTGTGTGCAAAATTGATCTTGAGAAGGATTTTGACAGAATAAACTGGAGATATCTCGAATTTGTATTACAACAAATGAGTTTCAGCAAGAAATGGTGTGATTGGTTGAGGTTTTGCTACTCTACTTCTTCATTTTCGGTTCTTATTAATGGGTCTTCATTCGGATACTTCACTAGTACTAGAGGTGTAAGACAAGGTTGTCCGGTTTCTCCTCTTCTGTTTAATGTTTCTATGGAAGGTTTTTCTAGATTCATAGATAAAGCAGCTAATCAAAGTTTATTCAGTGGATTCTTTGTTTCCCCTACAAGCATCATAGTTAATCACCTTCATTATGCAGATGACACTATTTTCTTTGTGGATAATAACAAGGAAGAGTTACTTAACTTATTCTCTGCTTTACATTGCTTTGAGTTCATCGCTGGTCTAAAGGTAAATACATCTAAAACTAGACTCATTGGTGtggaggatgtacctgacttagctATCTGGGCTGAGGAATTTGGTTGTTCAACTGATTGCTTACCTTTTATGTATCTGGGGATGCCTCTTGGTGCAAAGTCTGGCtcgaaaataatttatttttgagaaGTTTGATGCTAAATTATCTGTTTGGAGAAGGATCTCTTTATCTAGAGGAGGTAAACTTGCTCTTTTAAAATGTATCTTGTCTTCTCTTCCCACTTATTATATTCTTCGTTGTTTAAGGCTCTGCTTCAGTTATCAAGATCCTAGAAAAGAAGATGCGTAATTTCTTGTGGGAATACAAGGATGGTGCAAAGACATCTCATTTAGTTAATTGGGACATGGTCCATGCAACTAAAGAGAGAGGTGGTTTTGGTGTTTGCAATTTTAAGCTAATGAATCAAGCACTATCGGCTAAATGGTGTTGGAGGTATGGTGTTGAAAAGAATAAACTCTGGTACAAAATTATAGTAGACAAATATGGGGATGATTTCTCCTTTTGGAATCCCGGTAAAATAACTCAATCTTATGGTGTTTCTTGTTGGCGGAGCATTGCTGAAATGGCAGGATTAATCTACGATAACTGCACATTATATTTACATTCAGGTAGAGGAATTTCCTTTTGGAATGATGTATGGTGTGGTCAACTTCCTCTAGCAGCTGTTTATCCAAATTTGTATAAGTTATCAAGAGATAGAAACGTCAAGTTAGCAGACATGGTATCTTCGAACGGTAATTGGAAGTTTGATTTCAAGAGAGTACTTCATTCTTTAGAGGTTGAAGATTACGCTGCACTTCTAACTGTTATTGGCGACAACCCACCATCTCGGGATGGATTGCCAGACACGAGAAGATGGAGACTCAACACCACGGGGGTCTTTACAGTCAAATCACTTTATGCAAAACTGGTTAGTGAATTCGGTGTCGACAACTTTCCGTATCATTTTATTTGGAAGTCTGCAATACCTCATAAGATCAATATCTTAATGTGGAGTCTAATTCATGGTAAACTGAATACCATAGATTTACTTCTACACAAAGGTTTGAACTTGTATAATTCTTGTGCTTTATGTGGAATTGGTGCTGAGTCGCAAGACCACTTATTTCTCCATTGTAAGATTGCATACAAGATATGGTTTAGCCTGATCCCAAAAACAGGTTGGGTGAGGGTTCTGTCTGGTTCTATGAAGATCTTAGCAGATATGTGGCATCACCATTTATTCTCAAGCTCTGGTAATTATATTTAGGATTTGATTCCGGCAGCAATTGTTAGTACGATTTGGAGAGAAAGGAACTGCAGATGTTTCGAAACTCAATATCTTTATAAAACAGATGATGACTTGGCTAACGAAGTTAAATCTGCAGTCCTACCTTGGGTAGCTGCAACAGGACATCGTATTCACTTGAGTTTCTCAAGTTCTGTATTAAATACCAGGGATTCTATCTTCATGTAATCTATAGCTTTCTTTTTTTCATCTACCTCTGGTAGAAACTATGTACATTCTTCTACTTCTTAATACAACTTCCcttttgatcaaaaaaaaaaaaaagagaatatttgattatttttggaagagttacattttattttattattagacaTATTTATTTAAGACAAAATATCTAGGCCCGTGCAGAGCACGGGCGTAAAACCTAGTTTTTATAATAACacataaaatatctaaaaatctggGAAACATTTATAttggaaaatataaaataaatatgcCAGGCACAACATATCATGTTTATTTTTCTGGCCCAGCCCAGTCCAGCACGACCACTAACACTCCACAACACGGCACGTCATAATCTCTGACACAACACAGCATGACACATAGCATGTTAAACACGTGATTTCGTGGGGTGTGTTATATTGTGCCGGCACGTTTTACACTTCTAGCTATACTTCCGGTTCACCCAATTTTCCTAACTGTAAACTTGGCTTCGCCACTAACGGAGGGAGTAAGATGACAAGAAATGTAACAACCGGGGTATATTTGTTGGACAACCTATCTGGGCGGAGTCGGTCATCCAATACTCTCTCCACCTCTGCGACCTGTATGTTCAATTTGCTTTTTCTTACTGAAATTTTCACTCACTAAAGATTTCTTCTACTGTTGAAAGTGTTCGAAGTTTCTTATTACAATCACGTGTTTGCAGCCAGTCGTGTTGTATGGCGTGGAAGATATCCACATAATCAACCCACCCACAAAAGCATAATTTTATGACATACTCTCAAAACTTTTGGGGACACACCATGTCACTGCCTTATCATATCCATGTCGGATTCTTGAGGAATCCAGTCAGGCAAATTAGATACCTTATTTACTTCTCAAGCATTCCTTTTAactttttttcatcttttctcgatactttttcatttcattttctctCTTTTGTGTGTCTTTCACTTTTTGGACGGCTAACCCTCAACTTTTTCCATCGGATACTTTTTCACCTCCGCATTCACACCATGCTTTTACAAGTTTCTTCATCTTATTTCCTCTCTATAAATTCCCCCTCCATGGTTTCTTTCTTCTTTACTAATCACTTAAATTTGATCATATCATCATCAATTTAGGTGATTGGTATAGAGTATAGCACTGTTTTAAGTTATCTATACAATATCCTCAAAGTTCTGCATTCATGGCATCATTCATGGCCTCAGATACACAATTTTACGGGAGCGCGCCACAACAACATTCGTTCAACAGATCAGTAGCGATGGTATTAGCATTAGTATCATCCGTAGTGCTTTCACCATTATATATTAAACGAAAGACAGATATTCGTAATTATGAGACGAAATGGAGTTCAGGCTATGTTTTACCAATGGTTCTCGTCGGACTTATAGTAGCTATTAAGACtgtttcatcatcttcgtcaCCGTCAATGCAAAGTGGAAGAGGAGGAGCAGGGGCATCTATGGATTCTTCGTCTGTCCTTAAAATCGGAGGTTCATCTTGGGGACTCGCTGGGATTTTGCTGATGTTGTTTCTTGTACTCTCGTGGCAAGACTCTGTGCAACATTTCTTTTGGAGATAGAGAGGTTAATGATCTCATCAAAGCTATAGGTTCATATGTCCTTTTATACCCAGCTTTTTGAGGTTGTTAATGAGAGTATGAGACTATTATTAATGTAAAATTTCATTTTTAACTAGTTTcagaaattttaatttttattcaTAAGCTTTTGAATTGTCTCTAtgaacaatttcaatttcagtgccAACATTCAGTCGATCCGACTAAATTTAATTGTAAATGCCCCCAAGAAACTTGTCAATTTTCTGATCAAACGAAATCATGGGCATTATTATCAC
Proteins encoded in this window:
- the LOC113326421 gene encoding uncharacterized protein LOC113326421, with the translated sequence MEIEVSSQSAGLAAFRLSIPDTCDAPVNPTHLLNPSVQSSPVASPIQSPDTGLESKTLKSIIDYHCLHPNPSSLHLLPTPIEVCSLACTSPMIIPNTSKSHYPNLQSKNTQKFNKFYVPAWIRTEVNRLFDFGIKLVISFPTMPNHTRKFLISRISSSGPVIKPIPILPTKKQIHEDFVVQNVICVDGVDNISVHEERQYALPLPDTNTPEFPPGFEPLTEDISGTPSTVLWLKLKALKEKLKIWKKEVFGHTNTRLNAILSDIQTLDGIMEDNILNEEERIMQLQNKVEFEKISKMEETAWKIKSNTKWLQEADRNTSFFISNASARRRYNGIRQLYIGDELVSDRGRLEDHIVKYYKTLFTEEEVIRPDLEGIEFDSITSTEASILEANFTEEEVLHAISDIANDKAPGPDGFLILFFQKCWRFIKEDIMSTVKEFCTTGTINSKHNSTFITLVPIKDHIETINDCRPICLLTSVYKIIAKVLATRLKLVMDKLISPVQYAYIEGRKIIDGTLIANELVDSRLRSEKPGIVCKIDLEKDFDRINWRYLEFVLQQMSFSKKWCDWLRFCYSTSSFSVLINGSSFGYFTSTRGVRQGCPVSPLLFNVSMEGFSRFIDKAANQSLFSGFFVSPTSIIVNHLHYADDTIFFVDNNKEELLNLFSALHCFEFIAGLKVNTSKTRLIGVEDVPDLAIWAEEFGCSTDCLPFMYLGMPLGSASVIKILEKKMRNFLWEYKDGAKTSHLVNWDMVHATKERGGFGVCNFKLMNQALSAKWCWRYGVEKNKLWYKIIVDKYGDDFSFWNPGKITQSYGVSCWRSIAEMAGLIYDNCTLYLHSGRGISFWNDVWCGQLPLAAVYPNLYKLSRDRNVKLADMVSSNGNWKFDFKRVLHSLEVEDYAALLTVIGDNPPSRDGLPDTRRWRLNTTGVFTVKSLYAKLVSEFGVDNFPYHFIWKSAIPHKINILMWSLIHGKLNTIDLLLHKGLNLYNSCALCGIGAESQDHLFLHCKIAYKIWFSLIPKTGWVRVLSGSMKILADMWHHHLFSSSDDDLANEVKSAVLPWVAATGHRIHLSFSSSVLNTRDSIFM